From a single Cryptococcus neoformans var. neoformans B-3501A chromosome 3, whole genome shotgun sequence genomic region:
- a CDS encoding 40S ribosomal protein S20 (Match to ESTs gb|CF193975.1|CF193975, gb|CF193974.1|CF193974, gb|CF193908.1|CF193908; HMMPfam hit to Ribosomal_S10, Ribosomal protein S10p/S20e, score: 176.5, E(): 5.5e-50) has protein sequence MAEYKEDLEKTGAGAQKIHKIRITLTSKNVKPLEKFCADLINRAKDRDLNVRGPVRLPTKVLKHTTRKSPCGEGSKTWDRYQMRIHKRLIDLNSSADVVKQITSISLEPGVEVEVTIAA, from the exons ATGGCCGAGTACAAGGAAGACCTCGAAAAGACTGGCGCCGGTGCCCAGAAGATCCACAAGATCAGGATCACCTTGACCTCCAAGAACGTCAAGCCTCTTGAGAAGT TCTGTGCCGACCTCATCAACCGTGCCAAGGACCGAGACCTCAACGTCAGGGGCCCCGTCCGACTCCCCACCAAGGTCCTCAAGCACACCACCAGGAAGTC TCCCTGTGGTGAGGGTTCCAAGACCTGGGACAGGTACCAGATGCGAATCCACAAGCGTCTCATCGACCTCAACTCTTCTGCCGACGTTGTCAAGCAGAtcacctccatctccctcgAGCCCGgagttgaggttgaggttACCATTGCTGCTTAA
- a CDS encoding hypothetical protein (HMMPfam hit to WD40, WD domain, G-beta repeat, score: 205.0, E(): 1.4e-58) → MTAPTVPADQHGHPLPGPADPAANDTWRPSRYREPLHPDNEEVLEQAAYQAAVTRSSGDDRKRKIKPRRTVDYQGGVQKWRMLNKLKGVHEFRPAIHPNPSDIVNFLPPVALRSNPSTSICDYWVHTSINKERSPTRVVRWTPDARRLLTGNDKGQFTLWNGASFNYESITQVHDDSIRSFTYSHNGQALVSADKGGTIKYFTPHLTNIHGFQGHREACHDVSWSPNDERFVTCGDDGLVKIWSYREAKEERSLSGHGWDVRCVDWHPTKGLIVSGSKDMLVKFWDPRTGKDLSTLHSSKSTINTCRWSPDGHLVATAGQDSVIRLFDIRTFRELEVLKGHEKEVNCIEWHPIHHSLLVSGDALGTINYFSLLSPTPSTPITTLSAAHEDAVFSLSFHPLGHILCSGSKDFTARFWCRARPPGGQEFDKWHLTEEGAAQKELERITKREWGTNALPANAAGGGGGGGGGDKQQVALPGLSNLVAAVNSVKTGPTTTGGGPPGLPGLGAPNVHAGTPPSRVSTPSSMGPPGAGAQGQAQGGQFPRGRAALPSQNDMLRHNHGPRGGFADRDRNGGGDRGGMDRDRDSRGGRQDPRGNQMYGRGPGGPPPGPPPGQGGYNYPPAPPNYPPYPPSSYPPPPNNQPGYPPAPNYAMPPGPGAPPQSYPYNRPPQGPPQNNNPGGQGNYGASASGGYGQYGGGGGGGGGGGYGRDGRR, encoded by the exons ATGACAGCGCCCACCGTCCCCGCAGACCAGCACGGCCACCCGCTCCCAGGCCCCGCAGACCCCGCAGCCAACGACACATGGCGCCCCTCCCGCTACCGCGAACCCCTCCACCCGGACAACGAAGAGGTCCTCGAGCAGGCGGCCTACCAGGCCGCAGTCACCCGTTCCAGCGGCGACgacaggaagaggaagataaAGCCGAGGCGGACGGTCGACTACCAGGGCGGCGTCCagaaatggagaatg CtgaacaagctcaaggGCGTCCACGAATTCAGGCCAGCCATACACCCTAACCCGTCTGATATTGTCAAC TTTCTTCCGCCTGTAGCACTCCGGTCAAACCCGTCGACGTCTATATGTGATTACTGGGTCCACACCTCGATAAATAAAGAACGTTCTCCCACCCGTGTCGTCAGA TGGACACCAGACGCCCGTCGTCTGCTCACAGGCAATGACAAGGGCCAATTCACGCTCTGGAACGGTGCCTCTTTCAACTACGAGTCCATTACTCAGGTACACGACGACTCTATCCGGTCCTTCACCTACTCGCACAACGGCCAGGCGCTTGTTTCAGCCGACAAAGGCGGCACGATCAAGTACTTTACACCGCATCTCACAAATATACATGGTTTCCAGGGGCATCGGGAAGCTTGTCATGATGTTAGTTGGAGTCCGAACGATGAGCGTTTTGTGACCtgtggagatgatgggctTGTCAAGATTTGGAGCTATAGAGAagccaaggaagaaagaagtcTGAGTG GCCACGGTTGGGATGTGAGATGCGTCGACTGGCACCCCACAAAGGGTCTTATCGTTTCCGGTTCCAAAGACATGCTCGTCAAATTTTGGGACCCACGGACAGGCAAAGATCTCTCTACACT CCactcttccaaatccaccATCAACACATGCCGATGGTCTCCCGATGGCCATCTCGTGGCGACAGCCGGCCAAGATTCCGTCATTCGCCTCTTTGACATTCGTACCTTTCGCGAGCTGGAAGTCTTAAAGGGCCACGAAAAAGAAGTCAACTGCATCGAATGGCACCCGATCCATCACTCTCTCCTAGTTTCCGGCGACGCTCTCGGCACTATCAACTacttttccctcctctcccccaCTCCCTCTACACCCATCACCACGCTTTCAGCCGCTCATGAGGACGCagtcttctccctctctttccatccccttGGCCATATTCTCTGTTCGGGATCAAAGGACTTTACAGCGAGATTCTGGTGTCGTGCAAGACCGCCGGGGGGACAAGAATTCGATAAATGGCATCTTACCGAGGAAGGCGCTGCCCAAAAAGAACTGGAACGCATCACAAAGCGTGAATGGGGGACGAACGCCCTTCCTGCGAACGCTGCAggcggtggcggcggcggcggcggcggcgatAAGCAGCAAGTCGCTTTACCCGGTTTGTCCAACCTCGTTGCCGCTGTCAACAGCGTCAAGACCGGCCCGACGACGACAGGCGGAGGGCCACCCGGTCTTCCAGGACTGGGTGCGCCCAATGTCCATGCTGGCACCCCGCCATCGCGCGTATCCACCCCTTCGTCCATGGGACCTCCCGGTGCTGGTGCCCAAGGACAAGCACAAGGCGGTCAGTTCCCACGAGGAAGAGCGGCGCTTCCTAGTCAGAACGATATGCTTCGGCATAATCACGGCCCGCGTGGTGGGTTTGCAGATCGGGATAGGAACGGGGGAGGAGACAGAGGGGGAATGGATAGAGATAGAGATTCACGAGGGGGAAGACAGGATCCAAGAGGTAATCAGATGTACGGCCGTGGGCCAGGGGGACCTCCTCCCGGTCCTCCACCAGGTCAAGGGGGATACAATTACCCCCCTGCTCCTCCCAACTATCCCCCTTACCCGCCGTCATCCTACCCTCCTCCGCCCAACAACCAACCCGGCTATCCGCCCGCACCCAATTACGCTATGCCCCCTGGACCCGGTGCTCCTCCTCAAAGTTATCCTTATAATCGACCTCCTCAGGGACCCCCTCAGAATAATAATCCAGGTGGCCAAGGAAATTACGGCGCTTCCGCTTCCGGCGGGTATGGCCAGTacggcggtggtggtggtggtggaggcggaggagggtACGGTCGAGATGGACGGAGATAG
- a CDS encoding hypothetical protein (HMMPfam hit to Amino_oxidase, Flavin containing amine oxidoreductase, score: 143.9, E(): 3.6e-40), whose translation MRTSLIRNMSKSYDSIILGAGWAGSVAAKELTSKGHRVLVLEARDRVGGRARTWTGGGAKIDIGCSWIHGYKEGNPARNIAKSLGVEARLPAAAEGVIYGPNGPLSAEEADALRASLGTAVASSKLPHPSPPPTTSLASALFSPNSALLSTASDQSLAKALARSLEIPLGLKLEQASLKWAGWETTTSYAGSDAAPDGGYQSLVTKVLESSKAEVKLNSPAVSIKETSSGVEVTTQSGETYSAASVLSTIPLGVLKSLPENFFTPALPAHLRETIGGTHVGVLEKLLVQYPTAWWPNAEKVGSYTFLPTGPEPSASSTLEQVFEGSTLITANFAAPTLPGPTPTLLTYLSETPAKILLQHPTEKVAEAFHSFLVKRFSPSSRPPAPSASALTTWLTDPLSRGATTTPSIISTGERSPMDFKELSRPVWGGKLGFAGEHTEMDNRGSVAGAVISGFREADRIDKWLAARKE comes from the exons ATGCGCACATCCCTCATACGAAACATGTCCAAGTCATACGATTCCATCATCCTAGGTGCCGGCTGGGCTGGCTCAGTCGCTGCTAAAGAGCTCACCTCCAAGGGGCATCgcgtcctcgtcctcgaAGCCAGGGACAGGGTCGGCGGAAGAGCCCGTACTTGGACTGGTGGAGGCGCAAAGATTGATATTGGCTGTAGCTGGATCCACGGCTACAAGGAGGGCAACCCTGCGAGGAATATCGCAAAGTCTTTGGGTGTCGAGGCACGCTTacctgctgctgctgagggTGTCATCTATGGGCCTAATG GCCCGCTTTCTGCCGAAGAAGCAGATGCACTGAGAGCATCCCTCGGTACCGCTGTCGCTTCATCTAAACTCCCGCACCCGTCCCCTCCACCTACGACTTCCCTCGCCTCAGCTCTCTTCTCGCCCAACTCTGCATTGCTCAGCACTGCTTCTGACCAGTCATTGGCAAAGGCTCTTGCTCGTTCCCTCGAGATCCCCTTGGGTCTCAAGCTTGAGCAGGCCTCCCTCAAGTGGGCCGGCTGGGAGACCACCACATCCTATGCCGGATCGGATGCCGCCCCCGACGGTGGCTACCAGTCTCTTGTAACCAAGGTGCTTGAGTCTTCAAAGGCTGAAGTCAAACTCAACTCTCCCGCTGTTTCGATCAAGGAGACCTCTTCGGGCGTCGAAGTGACCACTCAGTCCGGTGAAACTTACTCTGCTGCCAGCGTACTTTCCACCATCCCCCTGGGTGTGCTCAAGTCTCTCCCCGAAAACTTCTTCACCCCCGCTTTGCCTGCTCACTTGCGTGAGACTATTGGCGGTACCCATGTCGGTGTTCTCGAGAAACTTCTTGTCCAATATCCTACCGCCTGGTGGCCAAACGCCGAAAAAGTTGGTTCATATACTTTCCTCCCTACCGGACCTGAGCCCAGCGCCTCATCTACCTTGGAACAAGTCTTTGAAGGGTCTACCTTGATCACTGCCAACTTTGCCGCACCCACTCTTCCCGGTCCTACCCCTACGCTCCTGACATACTTGTCTGAAACCCCTGCCAAGATCCTTTTGCAGCACCCTACTGAAAAAGTCGCCGAGGCAttccactccttcctcgtcaagcgcttctccccttcttctcgtcctcctgctccttccgCTTCTGCCCTTACCACATGGCTTACTGACCCTCTTTCTCGAGGTGCGACGACGACGCCTTCTATCATCAGTACGGGTGAGCGCAGTCCCATGGACTTTAAGGAGCTTTCTCGACCTGTTTGGGGAGGCAAGCTCGGCTTTGCGGGTGAACATACCGAGATGGATAACCGGGGTAGTGTCGCCGGCGCGGTTATTAGTGGTTTCAGAGAGGCAGACAGAATTGACAAGTGGTTGGCCGCGCGAAAAGAATAA
- a CDS encoding hypothetical protein (HMMPfam hit to Myb_DNA-binding, Myb-like DNA-binding domain, score: 48.5, E(): 1.9e-11; HMMPfam hit to SWIRM, SWIRM domain, score: 46.3, E(): 8.2e-11) — MTVTQRKPRVDNAQNDSRPIIEPGIKYTCDFCHVDITHTVRIKCAMKQCEEVDLCPTCFCEGKEGLQHKAWHDYMVVEQNSQPIFTPDWGADEELLLISGLIQNGLGNWAEVAQHVGTRTKEECEQHYLQVYLGVGEHGEDLRVKEKEADEKVDESKRRRREFMPPMDRSFPYDPDEFQQRKKARIEELRKPQALPPSNAAPPVSAPTNHEIGGFMPARLEFEHEVDNDAEMAVKDMEFGLVMQYGGDEQPQAKITRPPDEEEEEDEEGGGEDEKGVEKKGKVKKEKQKEDEKEDKPVSPAIEDPDELEVKLAMMDIYFSKLDKREDAKEIIFDRGLTEYRAIQAQDKKLTKEERELVQRYKPFAKLQTAEDFEVLVEGLIYEQTLRRRIAELQEYRRMGITTAAEADVYDNVKNTRSMEFPTQKPAEVLPSGARINAGQHRFLHGTMATSLPDAKTREPTPRAIPAVGRKPPQPLNLANSASLDLLSSEEQSLCSTLRVLPKPYLTIKELYIRENERRQGLLRRRDARKMLNIDVNKSGRIFDFLVQSGMLVLAYEPQGKGKASLQAAAAAVAHGAANGMTTMDGQSQGKDMLMERKKQGVQNDIFIEARQKYQNKQLALWFLGCKKYA, encoded by the exons ATGACTGTCACGCAGAGGAAGCCGAGGGTGGATAATGCCCAAAACGATAGCCGACCTA TTATCGAGCCAGGTATCAAGTATACGTGTGATTTCT GCCATGTGGATATCACTCATACCGTACGCATAAAATGTGCTATGAAGCAATGCGAGGAGGTCGATCTCTGTCCAACTTGCTTTTGCGAGGGTAAAGAAGGCTTGCAACACAAGGCATGGCATGATTATATGGTTGTC GAACAAAACTCTCAACCGATATTCACCCCAGATTGGGGAGCCGACGAAGAGTTACTGTTAATATCTGGCCTCATTCAAAATGGTCTGGGTAACTGGGCTGAAGTAGCGCAACATGTTGGGACAAGAACTAAAGAGGAATGCGAACAACATTACCTTCAAGTTTACCTGGGTGTGGGCGAACACGGAGAGGACCTGagggtgaaagagaaggaagcagaTGAGAAGGTGGATGAGTCCAAGAGACGTAGAAGAGAATTCATGCCT CCTATGGACAGGAGCTTCCCTTATGATCCCGATGAGTTCCAGCAACGTAAGAAAGCTCGGATAGAGGAACTTCGTAAACCGCAAG CTTTACCTCCGTCCAACGCTGCCCCGCCAGTCTCAGCACCCACAAACCACGAAATCGGTGGTTTCATGCCGGCTCGTCTCGAATTCGAGCACGAAGTAGACAATGATGCCGAAATGGCTGTAAAGGATATGGAATTTGGACTTGTAATGCAGTACGGTGGCGATGAACAACCACAGGCAAAGATCACTCGTCCTccagatgaagaagaggaagaagacgaagaaggaggaggagaagatgaaaagggcgtggaaaaaaagggaaaagtgaaaaaggaaaagcaaaaggaagatgaaaaggaagacaagCCAGTGTCCCCTGCGATCGAAGATCCCGATGAACTTGAGGTGAAGCTTGCGATGATGGACATTTATTTCTCAAAGTTGGACAAGAGGGAGGATGCCAAGGAGATTATATTTGATAGGGGATTAACAGAGTACCGGGCT ATACAAGCGCAAGATAAGAAACTTaccaaggaggagagagagttGGTACAACGTTATAAACCATTTGCAAAATTACAGACTGCCGAAGACTTTGAAGTTCTTGTGGAAGGTTTGATCT ACGAACAAACTCTTCGAAGACGTATAGCGGAACTCCAGGAATACCGTCGCATGGGAATAACGACAGCGGCTGAAGCGGATGTCTATGATAATGTCAAGAATACACGC TCAATGGAATTCCCCACACAAAAGCCAGCAGAAGTCTTACCGTCTGGTGCGAGAATCAACGCCGGCCAGCACCGGTTCCTACACGGTACGATGGCTACGTCTCTTCCAGATGCAAAAACTCGAGAGCCTACGCCCAGAGCCATCCCTGCAGTTGGACGCAAACCTC CTCAACCACTCAACCTTGCCAATTCGGCCTCTCTCGATCTCCTTTCATCCGAAGAACAATCACTCTGCTCTACCCTCCGCGTTTTGCCCAAACCTTATCTCACTATCAAAGAGCTCTATATACGTGAGAATGAACGCCGTCAAGGTCTGCTGAGGCGGCGAGACGCGAGAAAGATGTTGAATATCGATGTCAACAAGAGTGGGAGAATATTCGACTTTCTGGTCCAGAGCGGGATGCTGGTGTTGGCTTATGAACCgcaagggaaagggaaggcTAGTCTGCAGGCAGCCGCTGCCGCCGTCGCGCATGGAGCCGCAAACGGTATGACGACCATGGACGGACAATCACAAGGGAAGGACATGTTGATGGAAAGG aagaagcaaggagTACAAAACGATATATTCATCGAAGCTCGTCA
- a CDS encoding hypothetical protein (HMMPfam hit to Pox_MCEL, mRNA capping enzyme, score: 313.9, E(): 2.3e-91): protein MVYDPIRDCDVPAPHISAPPLSRSRSPPPPHRTPSASGSLRGLLNDSPPPREPPRAASVHEDAESHRPKLSNILNDAEPPRQRSMLPPQQPIHAELEHGRRTSAGSHAAQLARSPSMSLSPRSQNQSLPYPSSRPGSAAGSAHPFGYDPRQGTLSPVLSARRTSEDQPRPTSSSSASGRRYTEPASQTPAPAPLGSSAYRPRHTSTPGNPSSAYAPRFTPQPTTTPSSPSTSQHTPYTPHHSAPPRILHYNPHRQSAPSSVLRPIYPDEVAHLRQLAHANNPLRQKPAARRYSYSGGRAPEPTPTPRTSLPGENDHSYFPPQWDDRPSMPPSEVSYGGPPSSTPGAPPSGYSQYPPNWEAQTPGGNWNGERPGRLGKRRARDEEDDEYERNKRVVSGPVAGQAYSKKVTVVAEHYNSRPEVGVERREFSPIIGLKKFNNWIKSVLIGKFAYRPRGKVLDVGCGKGGDLNKWKQARIALYVGLDVADQSVQQAADRYRRMPKPGFDAFFYAHDCFSNPLSDVLSPELQIKDLYDNVTMQFCMHYAFENAAKARMMIENVSRYLRRGGIFIGTIPNAELLLQLPDRDEELRFGNSCYSIQFTERRHKGVYGHDYRFYLTDAVEDVPEYLVDWENFVSLASESGLRLVYKKAFHEILQEEKDSRDFGPLLGKMGVLNEYGESAMDADQWEAANLYMGFAFEKM from the exons ATGGTATACGATCCGATACGGGACTGCGACGTCCCCGCCCCGCACATTTCCGCCCCCCCCCTCTCCCGCTCCCGCTCCCCGCCGCCCCCACACCGCACGCCGTCCGCCTCGGGCAGCCTCCGCGGCCTGCTCAACGACTCGCCCCCGCCCAGAGAGCCCCCCCGCGCCGCCTCCGTCCACGAAGACGCAGAGAGCCACAGGCCCAAGCTGAGCAACATCCTCAACGATGCAGAGCCCCCCCGCCAGCGCAGCATGCTCCCGCCGCAGCAGCCGATCCACGCCGAGCTCGAACACGGCCGCCGCACGTCTGCCGGCAGCCATGCCGCCCAGCTCGCCCGCTCGCCGTCCATGAGCCTCTCGCCCCGGAGCCAGAACCAGTCGCTGCCATATCCGAGCTCGCGGCCGGGATCAGCCGCCGGGTCCGCCCATCCCTTCGGGTACGATCCCAGGCAAGGGACCCTGTCGCCCGTCTTGTCTGCCAGGCGAACGTCCGAGGACCAGCCTAGGCCGACGTCTTCGAGTTCCGCCAGTGGGCGTCGCTACACTGAGCCTGCTTCACAGACGCCTGCGCCGGCACCGTTGGGCTCGTCGGCGTATCGCCCCCGTCATACGTCTACTCCAGGCAACCCGTCATCGGCGTACGCGCCCCGTTTCACGCCGCAGCCTACCACCACACCCTCCTCGCCGTCCACATCACAGCACACGCCGTACACCCCGCACCATTCGGCGCCTCCTCGGATACTCCACTACAACCCGCATCGGCAGTCTGCACCATCGTCCGTCCTGCGTCCGATCTACCCAGATGAAGTCGCCCATCTTCGCCAGCTGGCGCACGCTAACAATCCGCTTCGGCAAAAGCCCGCGGCAAGGAGGTACTCCTACTCTGGCGGCAGAGCTCCTGAACCTACACCCACCCCCAGGACAAGTTTGCCAGGCGAGAATGATCACTCGTATTTCCCTCCTCAATGGGACGATCGACCGTCCATGCCGCCATCCGAGGTCTCGTACGGAGGTCCCCCATCCAGCACCCCTGGTGCGCCGCCCTCGGGCTATAGCCAGTACCCGCCCAACTGGGAAGCTCAGACACCGGGAGGTAACTGGAATGGCGAGAGACCCGGTCGGTtagggaaaagaagggcgagagatgaagaggatgatgaataTGAGCGGAATAAGAGGGTTGTTTCAGGTCCCGTGGCAGGGCAAGCTTATAGCAAAAAGGTGACTGTCGTTGCTGAGCACT ATAATTCTCGACCAGAAGTAGGCGTCGAGCGCCGTGAATTCTCTCCCATTATCGGCCTCAAAAAATTCAACAACTGGATCAAATCTGTGCTCATTGGGAAATTTGCTTATAGGCCTCGAGGAAAAGTTTTAGATGTAGGgtgtggaaaaggaggcgATCTGAACAAGTGGAAACAAGCAAGGATCGCACTTTATGTCGGACTCG ATGTGGCAGATCAATCTGTACAGCAAGCTGCAGACAGGTACAGGCGGATGCCGAAACCCGGATTCGACGCATTCTTCTATGCGCATGATTGTTTCTCT AATCCATTGAGTGACGTTCTCAGCCCCGAGCTTCAGATCAAAGACCTCTACGACAATGTCACCATGCAGTTTTGCATGCACTATGCGTTTGAGAATGCAGCAAAAGcaaggatgatgattgaGAATGTGTCGAGATACCTTCGCCGGGGAGGTATCTTTATCGGAACTATCCCTAATGCTGAATTACTCTTGCAA CTGCCGGACCGCGATGAGGAACTTCGATTTGGCAACTCGTGCTACTCTATTCAGTTTACAGAGAGAAGACATAAAGGCGTGTACGGCCACGACTATCGATTCTACTTGACAGATGCGGTGGAGGACGTCCCAGAGTACCTCGTGGACTGGGAAAATTTCGTCTC GTTGGCTTCCGAGTCTGGACTTCGATTGGTCTACAAAAAGGCGTTCCATGAGATTctccaagaagaaaaagatagCAGAGATTTCGGCCCGCTCTTGGGGAAAATGGGAGTGCTGAACGAGTATGGGGAAAGTGCGATGGATGCGGACCAATGGGAAGCTGCGA ATTTGTACATGGGTTTTGcgtttgagaagatgtgA
- a CDS encoding hypothetical protein (HMMPfam hit to DUF343, Protein of unknown function (DUF343), score: 86.7, E(): 6e-23): protein MVRLITHNMLACHVKNCTKDNFPLVFSEVELVERPAPINPDFIKRFLPKLDWKALVDTARSLGDTSLPDTMPENWTDEEIQALHHVLFELHVEEGIMTCRGCGHAYPVANGIPNMLLAEHEVGR from the exons ATGGTCAGATTAATCACCCATAACATGCTTGCTTGCCACGTCA AGAACTGCACAAAGGACAACTTTcccctcgtcttctcagAGGTAGAGCTCGTTGAACGACCGGCACCTATCAATCCGGATTTCATCAAGCGATTCTTGCCCAAACTCGATTGGAAGGCTTTGGTGGATACGGCTCGGTCT CTCGGTGATACTAGTCTCCCCGATACCATGCCTGAAAACTGGACAGATGAGGAAATACAAGCTTTACACCATGTCCTTTTCGAG TTGCatgtggaggaaggaatcATGACATGTCGAGGGTGTGGCCATGCCTACCCTGTGGCTAATGGTATCCCCAATATG TTGCTCGCTGAGCACGAGGTTGGCAGATGA